Proteins encoded together in one Vulcanisaeta thermophila window:
- a CDS encoding isochorismatase family cysteine hydrolase, translating into MVQKDLLRDILRPEGSILIVFDVHRSLYEQIFNREEFLYALNAVINSARRAKVPIIFTRITPYPQGFQPPNLKLPWRGRFRPEGAELIVSPKPEDIIIDKNTWSLFVGTNVERLLINSHRYTVVFTGIATEVGIETSARHAYTLGFIPVIISDAVSSYDKEAHERSLANMKIFFPVITSKELENYW; encoded by the coding sequence ATGGTTCAGAAAGATCTTCTTAGAGATATCCTTAGGCCTGAGGGTTCTATTCTTATCGTGTTCGATGTACACAGATCGCTCTATGAGCAGATATTCAATAGAGAGGAATTTCTTTACGCGTTAAATGCTGTGATTAATTCGGCTAGGAGGGCTAAAGTGCCCATTATATTCACTAGAATAACGCCATATCCGCAGGGATTTCAACCACCAAATTTAAAGTTACCTTGGCGTGGTCGTTTTAGGCCTGAGGGAGCGGAACTTATCGTATCCCCTAAGCCTGAAGATATAATAATAGATAAAAACACATGGTCATTGTTTGTGGGAACTAATGTAGAAAGATTACTAATTAATTCCCACAGATATACTGTAGTCTTCACTGGCATAGCCACGGAAGTAGGAATAGAAACTAGTGCTAGACATGCTTATACACTAGGCTTCATACCAGTAATTATTAGTGATGCAGTATCATCTTATGATAAAGAGGCTCATGAAAGATCATTAGCTAATATGAAGATATTCTTTCCAGTAATAACGTCTAAAGAATTAGAAAACTATTGGTAG
- a CDS encoding BREX system Lon protease-like protein BrxL — protein sequence MQEGPGIWVALDYFSEALHTMRRETLVGEVDKYVELIGNTTIRDERAIKKIISAFMKLLFPNLQFDNSELRVVVEYAVEMRQMIRDWLHKLSPGEFPKEKLTYTIKS from the coding sequence TTGCAAGAAGGCCCAGGGATTTGGGTTGCCCTGGACTACTTCTCCGAAGCGCTGCATACCATGAGGAGGGAGACTCTGGTGGGTGAGGTGGATAAGTACGTGGAGTTGATTGGGAATACGACTATCAGGGATGAAAGGGCCATTAAGAAGATAATTAGCGCCTTCATGAAGCTCCTCTTCCCAAACCTACAATTCGATAACAGCGAGCTTAGGGTGGTGGTTGAGTATGCCGTGGAGATGAGGCAGATGATAAGGGACTGGTTACATAAATTATCCCCAGGGGAATTCCCAAAGGAAAAACTAACATACACCATAAAATCATAA
- a CDS encoding protein translation factor Sui1, which translates to MSEGSNRDVVDELLSSVLGDSVGVEESLAKEQALVRIRVERRKRHLVTVVEVDSSDVKSINIEGIAKELKRKLAAGGTVRGNVIEIQGDQRYRVKRLLVDMGFREDNILVDEEIVEA; encoded by the coding sequence ATGTCTGAAGGGAGTAATAGGGATGTGGTTGATGAGTTGCTGTCGTCAGTACTTGGTGATAGTGTGGGTGTTGAGGAGAGCCTTGCTAAGGAGCAGGCTCTGGTTAGGATTAGGGTTGAGAGGAGGAAGAGGCACCTGGTCACTGTGGTTGAGGTGGATAGTTCCGATGTTAAGAGTATCAATATTGAGGGTATTGCTAAGGAGTTGAAGCGTAAGTTGGCGGCTGGTGGTACCGTCAGGGGTAATGTTATTGAGATTCAGGGTGATCAGAGGTATAGGGTTAAGAGGTTGCTCGTGGACATGGGGTTTAGGGAGG
- a CDS encoding SDR family NAD(P)-dependent oxidoreductase — protein sequence MSEEVAIVAGGAGDIGFAVVKRLLKMNYKVAIWDVKPENEITALIKSLKEEGSNVLGISVDATDYNGVERAYNITKRTFNNYKVTVLVNSIGIETLKHFHEMSWEEWSRELLVNLLAPANTIRVVLPEMIANKKGTVINITSIWSTRIGPLRSAYITAKWGLLALTKSLQEEYREYGIRFVAVSPGPVYTGMTKRLLKGPKPPEWMNPDDIADVIEFVLSEKGKNIVGGEIQVYGWGKPIGF from the coding sequence ATGTCAGAGGAGGTTGCAATAGTAGCTGGTGGTGCGGGGGATATTGGTTTTGCGGTGGTTAAACGACTTCTTAAAATGAATTACAAGGTAGCTATATGGGATGTAAAACCTGAAAATGAGATAACTGCATTAATAAAATCATTGAAGGAAGAAGGTAGTAATGTGTTAGGTATATCGGTTGATGCAACGGATTATAATGGTGTGGAACGTGCATATAACATAACTAAAAGAACATTTAATAATTACAAGGTTACAGTTCTAGTTAACTCAATAGGTATTGAAACTTTAAAGCATTTTCATGAGATGTCGTGGGAGGAATGGAGTAGAGAATTACTTGTAAATTTATTGGCCCCAGCTAATACTATACGTGTGGTTCTACCTGAGATGATAGCTAATAAGAAGGGTACTGTAATAAATATAACAAGCATATGGTCCACAAGGATTGGGCCTTTAAGATCAGCTTACATTACAGCAAAGTGGGGCTTACTAGCATTAACTAAATCTCTCCAAGAGGAATATAGAGAATATGGTATAAGATTCGTCGCGGTAAGTCCTGGTCCTGTATATACTGGGATGACAAAGAGGCTCCTTAAGGGACCTAAACCACCTGAATGGATGAATCCCGATGATATAGCTGATGTAATAGAGTTCGTATTATCAGAAAAAGGCAAAAATATAGTGGGAGGCGAGATACAAGTATATGGCTGGGGAAAACCTATAGGTTTTTAA
- a CDS encoding MFS transporter translates to MSIKPTRSSLAYITAASGIGMFIEIYDFVVYAYVAPILGKVLFPPTKTPIVAMLNALLVFGVGYVMRPIGAIIFGHIADKVGRKTAFILTLLLMGLASLGIGFLPTYAVIGVWATVLLVLFRLLQGLGLGGEFGSATTYIIEHAPFNRRALYASIIQAMWPLGFAFSVSTVYLVSTIIGSEGLYAWGWRIPFWLGAIIIIVGIIMRFKLEETPVFHAYASAGKISKIPLVDAFRKAWKPFIIVLLLQIAETAIFYSSFLTTYTFWLQVSKVPYVTTLFSFVLIYIITIFFYIAGGILSDRYGRRAIFRLAYTLATITVIPSFYVFTITNNVIILSLVTLELILYAALGNAALGAAYPELVPANVRTTGFNLAYQISTGIYGGFIPYISLYFLYVTHSAALSVLYVAISTLIGAIVAWIWLPETKGVDLSRTV, encoded by the coding sequence GTGAGTATAAAACCCACTAGATCAAGTCTAGCTTACATTACTGCTGCTTCAGGTATAGGAATGTTCATTGAGATTTATGATTTTGTTGTATATGCATATGTAGCCCCTATTTTAGGGAAAGTTCTATTTCCACCAACTAAGACCCCTATAGTCGCCATGCTTAATGCATTATTAGTTTTTGGTGTTGGTTACGTTATGAGACCCATCGGTGCGATAATATTCGGACATATTGCAGATAAGGTGGGTAGGAAGACCGCATTCATCCTTACATTATTACTTATGGGATTGGCTTCTCTGGGTATAGGTTTCTTACCAACATATGCAGTAATAGGAGTTTGGGCGACTGTATTATTAGTGTTATTTAGGTTACTTCAGGGATTGGGTCTCGGTGGTGAATTTGGATCAGCTACAACGTATATAATTGAACATGCTCCCTTCAATAGACGGGCACTGTATGCAAGTATTATTCAAGCTATGTGGCCTCTCGGTTTTGCATTTAGCGTATCGACAGTTTATTTAGTCTCCACAATTATTGGTAGTGAGGGATTATATGCATGGGGTTGGCGAATACCATTTTGGTTAGGTGCGATAATTATAATCGTTGGTATAATAATGAGATTTAAATTAGAGGAAACGCCTGTCTTTCATGCCTATGCTAGTGCAGGTAAAATCAGTAAGATCCCATTAGTTGATGCTTTTAGGAAAGCTTGGAAACCTTTTATAATTGTTCTTTTGCTTCAGATTGCTGAAACGGCTATTTTCTACTCTTCATTTCTAACTACCTACACATTTTGGCTTCAGGTTTCAAAGGTGCCGTATGTAACGACATTATTTTCATTTGTACTTATATACATAATAACAATATTTTTCTATATAGCAGGAGGTATATTGAGTGATAGATATGGTAGAAGGGCGATTTTTAGATTAGCATATACATTGGCTACTATTACCGTAATACCATCATTCTATGTATTTACTATTACAAATAATGTGATAATATTAAGCCTTGTTACTTTAGAATTAATATTATATGCAGCACTAGGTAATGCTGCATTAGGAGCTGCATATCCAGAATTAGTACCTGCAAATGTAAGGACCACGGGCTTTAATCTTGCTTATCAAATATCCACTGGGATATATGGTGGATTTATACCTTATATAAGTTTATACTTTTTATATGTAACTCACTCTGCTGCCTTATCTGTATTATACGTAGCTATATCAACTTTAATAGGTGCAATCGTAGCATGGATTTGGCTTCCTGAAACTAAGGGCGTGGATTTAAGTAGAACAGTATGA
- a CDS encoding FAD-dependent oxidoreductase, whose protein sequence is MGDEFDIIVVGAGISGVSAALAALETAEEMGVRLNVLMLERVRPELFGGSSRHTTAYLRLDDNCEKVSEYLVEDAVKYLTEKTNIEYWKKLQIEGTKAIKWIKDHGVKIEKVPMPMFLTAKRPRCAPVGNGLAVIETLLSYARSKGLQVAYESTAWKLSLDDNGNINGVYVRQRDGDSVRVNAKAIILATGGFQKNINMLVEYIGPNAIYLDSILGKEEIYHMGEGIRMALEVGAALDGEWGGFHAEPVDARSKEVEPVVLIYPYGILINIYGHRFVDEGMGTVEEYYDYVAKVIFQQPLNKAFLIFDKKVLEIPGHERAILSGLPPIESDSLEGLARKLIDYGLKDPSKFLETINEYNKAVQPGKFDPFNIDGKSTRGLNPEKSNWAITIDTPPFYAYPIEARITYPYIGLKTDLNGRVLDTSGNWIKGLWAVGELMGGIYFKGHLGGTSFLRGLTFGKIAGEDAVKYVLKLRN, encoded by the coding sequence ATGGGAGACGAATTTGATATTATAGTGGTGGGGGCTGGAATTTCTGGAGTTTCCGCAGCTCTTGCAGCTTTAGAAACTGCAGAAGAAATGGGGGTAAGGTTAAACGTATTGATGCTAGAACGGGTTAGGCCTGAACTATTTGGTGGTAGTTCAAGACATACAACCGCCTATTTAAGACTTGACGATAATTGTGAAAAGGTATCTGAGTATCTTGTCGAAGATGCAGTCAAGTATTTAACAGAAAAGACTAATATTGAGTATTGGAAGAAATTACAGATAGAAGGTACCAAAGCTATAAAATGGATTAAGGATCATGGGGTTAAGATAGAAAAGGTGCCTATGCCCATGTTTTTAACCGCTAAGAGACCAAGGTGCGCGCCAGTTGGTAATGGACTGGCAGTAATAGAGACTTTATTATCATATGCACGATCTAAAGGACTCCAGGTAGCTTATGAAAGTACCGCGTGGAAATTATCCCTTGATGATAATGGTAATATAAATGGTGTATACGTAAGGCAAAGAGATGGTGATTCAGTAAGAGTTAATGCTAAAGCTATAATTTTAGCTACAGGAGGATTTCAGAAAAATATAAATATGTTAGTTGAATATATAGGTCCTAATGCTATTTATTTAGATAGTATACTGGGAAAAGAAGAGATTTATCATATGGGTGAGGGAATCAGGATGGCTCTTGAGGTTGGCGCTGCATTAGATGGTGAATGGGGTGGATTTCATGCGGAACCTGTTGATGCTCGAAGTAAAGAAGTCGAGCCTGTGGTATTAATATATCCATATGGCATTTTAATTAATATATATGGGCATAGGTTCGTAGATGAGGGCATGGGTACCGTGGAGGAATATTATGACTATGTTGCTAAGGTGATATTCCAACAACCTCTAAATAAGGCCTTCTTAATTTTCGATAAAAAAGTATTAGAAATACCTGGTCATGAAAGAGCTATTCTTTCAGGATTACCTCCTATAGAATCTGACAGCTTAGAAGGATTAGCTAGGAAGCTTATAGATTATGGATTAAAGGATCCGTCAAAATTCCTTGAAACAATCAATGAATATAATAAGGCTGTCCAACCAGGTAAGTTTGATCCGTTTAATATAGACGGTAAATCCACTAGAGGGCTTAACCCAGAGAAATCTAACTGGGCCATAACCATAGATACACCACCATTTTATGCATACCCTATTGAAGCTAGAATCACATATCCATACATAGGCTTAAAAACAGACCTTAACGGCAGAGTTTTAGATACAAGTGGTAATTGGATAAAAGGACTTTGGGCTGTAGGGGAATTAATGGGAGGTATATACTTTAAGGGCCATCTGGGCGGTACTTCATTCCTAAGAGGACTTACGTTCGGAAAAATCGCAGGAGAGGACGCCGTTAAGTATGTACTTAAGTTAAGAAATTAA